The genomic interval GTTAGTGAACCATGCAAGGTATAGCAGAACTGAAATGCAAAAAGTTATGAAACCAAACACAacatatattacaatatttagagACCCAAGCACACAGATtgaatcaaactttgaatattTTCTACTTAGGAACACATTTCACCTTGAAAACATGCCAAACCCATTTCAGACATTTGCAGAAAATCCTTCATATTACTATTCCAAATACGGACAAAGGTCTCCTTTCCGCCATTATATGAAGAATCCAAATCTATATGATTTAGGTTTGAAAGAATCTCAACAAGAAGACAGAGGTGTAGTCGAGAAATTCATTGCTAAAATAGCCAAAGAATTCGATCTTGTTCTTATTCAAGAATATTTCAACGAATCTTTACTTTTGTTGAAAAAATTAATGTGCTGGGAAATAGACGACATCTTGTATTTGTCAAAGGGAAAACGGAGTAAAAAAATTCGGTTCGACATTGATCAGTCACTTAGGGAGTCAATTCGTAAATGGAGCTGGGGAGATGTACTGTTGTATGATCACTTTAACAAAACGTTGTGGAGTAAAATACGAGATTACGGTCCATCTTTTCAAACGGATCTTGCAGAATTAGAATTTAACTTAAACcgaattttaaataattgtaccGTACCAAATGTTGTCCTTGACAATCGCCGTGAAACatactttaaattaaacaaaaaaggcGCGCCAAAGTGTACCCATATGTTAAGGAACGATTTGACGTTTACTAAATTGATAAGGATCGCTCAATATGGCGAAGAAGAAGAAACgggtaaagtaggcctacaataacaTTCAAGAGTTAGGCCATACTAAAAAGTTCGTGAATCATCTAGGATTGCGAATCATGGTATTTTAAACTTAAGCATAGttcatttattttgaataaaaaaaattgattttaaaaataataatgaagttTTGACTCTTTGTGAGGAAATTAGACGATgctgttggttttttttttctccgtAAAATAGATAGATTTCTACGgaaatctataattaaatcaTGAGTGTACTAATTTCAAACATTTTTGTTGCATTTCTCTCTTTTATTAAGCTgttttatcatgttattaatatttgaatatttgcTCATTATTTTATGTCTAGGTATTTAGCTGGTTACCAGTAATTTAATTGCGTTGTATGTCTATACGTTTTTTTCGATTCAGAATATAATTTAGGGACGAGGCTCATTAACTCGATTAATTTATATTGGACCATTAAAATTAAATGCAAACATGGCACCCTCACAAATGTACAAAtctgtaaaaaagaaaatcaccCAATCACGTAGATCTGCCCATTTGAAGGCGGAGTTTGCACATCATGTGACTTTGCACACATCTCAACaaggttctaggacacctaccccctagacagttaacccccggatgtttaccacccggacaactacctccttaggacaactaccccacggacaactaccccccggacaactacccccttgggacaactacccccttaggataacaaccccggacaactaccctccggacaaccacccccttaggacaactacccccttaggataactacccccgggtaactacccccgggtaactacccccggtcaactacccccgcCCCCCTCcaaatccaaaagtagacaaatatataggaccggtttctgtaaaaatgaaatcatctgtttttaacgggtgtttcgaaactagagacccgagaccagagacctgacacaagacccaatacgaaaagggagacctatatttgggtctcccttttcgtatattagggtctcccttttcgtatagtgtggtctctcttttcgtatagtgtggtctctcttttcgtatagtggggtctctcttttcttatagtgggtctcccattttcgtatatttgggtctcccttttcgtatatttgggtctcccttttcgtatatttgggtctcccttttcgtatattagggtctcccttttcgtatagtggggtcttccttttcgtacgtgggtttcccttttcgtatatttaggtctcccttttcgtattgggtctcgggtctctggtcgcgggtctctagtttcgaaacacccgtttttaaccgattattctgtttaacagcacgctagaccctagatgtgctagatttaaagtaccgtatttattgaaaaaacggcctgggctgtttattgtttaggtggtttttaggtggacatttattggaagaaagttgtttattcaatgggagggggtataatctaatggaaatagacgccgattattccatatgatgtttcatgggagtgacaccgtttatttgaggggaatttatttaaagatcgccgtttattcggtgagtgaacattgaggtcaaatatcaaaagtgatattattcttcaagtgtacaaaaatacatatatgacaaatttgagacaaaaattaattcttttaagaccagtggttatcgaagcattgtcctgacgcaaaaattattattattattagcgaacccagtctttacagtaaatacagggagtactatataatacgttcgactatcctatgatcatgtgt from Antedon mediterranea chromosome 5, ecAntMedi1.1, whole genome shotgun sequence carries:
- the LOC140049216 gene encoding galactosylceramide sulfotransferase-like, translated to MASLGRNRRWLIVCGISILLLVVYFKTEAEIKEDMRSDDEKNDRKKYVIKIEGKKLMNITREKATSSSSINKENKMYTAKQYEVCIPKQQILFLKTHKTGSSTLTSILQVYGFLRNLTFAVPKTGAQIISRGFFRTDQVRPGKYDMLVNHARYSRTEMQKVMKPNTTYITIFRDPSTQIESNFEYFLLRNTFHLENMPNPFQTFAENPSYYYSKYGQRSPFRHYMKNPNLYDLGLKESQQEDRGVVEKFIAKIAKEFDLVLIQEYFNESLLLLKKLMCWEIDDILYLSKGKRSKKIRFDIDQSLRESIRKWSWGDVLLYDHFNKTLWSKIRDYGPSFQTDLAELEFNLNRILNNCTVPNVVLDNRRETYFKLNKKGAPKCTHMLRNDLTFTKLIRIAQYGEEEETGKVGLQ